The following DNA comes from Desulfobaculum xiamenense.
ATGCGCCCCCATCCGTTTCTCATGGGGCGGCGTACTGTCTACGGAGTGATGCCGGATTGGAATCCTGCGGAGATCATCGGCATCCGTCCAAAGCCTTTGGCACTTTCTCTTTATCGGGAGCTGGTTACGGACGCTATCTGGGCCTATCAGCGTCACAACTACGGATATCGCCATCTGCGCAGCTTTCCGCTGATGCCGCATTTCTTCGGCCTTCCGTACATAGACGTGCGTGTTTCATTCAACTCGTTTGTCCCTGCTGACCTTGACGATGGAATCGCAGGGCGGCTTGTCGATCACTACATTGATCAGTTGCTTGCCAAGCCAGCCCTGCATGACAAGGTCGAATTCGAGATTGTCTATTCCTGCTATACCCTCGATTTGCCGCAGCGGTTGGGCCGTCTTGGCCGCGCCGGATTTTCCGCGACGGAATGCCGCGCCATCGAGGAGAGTTTGAGACGATTGACGAATCGCATCGTCACGCCAAAGGACGGACTCTGGCGGGCGGATGCTGCAAAGCTCGACATACTTGAGAAACGTCGGGGACAACTGCTCGCTTCGGATGTGGACCTTGTCGAGCGCATCTACTGGCTGCTTGAGGATGCCAAGCGCTACGGAACGTTGCCGTTCGCTGGGCTGGCGCGAGTTGGCTTTATGGCTGTCCAGATGCTTCGGTCGATGGTGGCTGTCGGTGTGCTTTCGCAGGACGATTATGACGCGTTCATCGGGAGCGTATCCACCGTCAGCGGGCAGTTGGCGCGTGACAGATGCGTGCTTGATCGCACTTCCTTTCTGGCACGCTACGGGCACTTGCGCCCCGGCACCTACGACATCCTGTCGCCCCGTTACGACGAGGCACCCGACATGTATTTCGATTGGGAGAGGCGTCTCTGCGAACCTGAGCCGCCAAGTCCGTTCTCCATGACGCTTCCGCAGATGCGGAAGCTGTCCGGTTTGCTTGAGACGCACGGGCTACATTCCGATCCCATAGGCCTTTTCGATTTCCTTCAGGCGGGCATAGAACTTCGCGAGCTTTCGAAGTTCCACTTCACTCGCAATCTTTCGGACGCGTTGGCGTTGATGGCGAGATGCGGCGAGATGTGGGGCTTCTCTCGTGAGGATATGGCCTATTGCGATGTGGAGGCGTTCCGGGAATTGCATATCGCGGCAACAGATCCCCGGGATGTGCTCACGAGGAGTATCGAGCGGGGTAGGGCGCGCTACGCCGAGACGCTGTCGCTCGCCCTGCCTCCGCTCGTGACCAGCCCGGAGGACGTGTGGGGCTTCGAGTGGCCCGAGACCACCCCCAATTTCATTTCTCAGAAGCGAGTGACTGCGCCCGTAACGACCAGTGATCACCGCGAGGCGCTCGCTGGGGCTGTGGTGTGCATTCCGAGTGCCGACCCTGGCTTCGATTGGCTTTTCTCCTATCCCATTGCCGGACTCATTACCGCGTGGGGCGGGGCAAATTCGCACATGGCCATTCGTGCGGGAGAGCTTGGGGTGCCTGCGGTTATTGGTGCAGGGGAGATGCTGTACCGGCGGTGGGCCAGCGCGCATCGGCTGCACGTAGATTGCGCAGGGCGCAGGGTGGAGGTGCTGGCGTGATGAAGGTGGCTGTGAGCCAGCGTGTGGATGTTCATCCGAATCGTGATGAGCGACGGGATGCCCTTGATCAGCGTATGGTCCAGTGGCTCTGCCATGCCGGGTGCATGTCTGTTCCCGTGCCGAATGGTCTGGTCAGCGTTGGGCATGACGCGGGATGCGCACGGCTTGTCGAATGGTTGGATGCCATCGAGCCAGAGGCAATTTTGCTGTCCGGCGGGAACGATCTCGGCGAGGCTGCGGAAAGGGATGTCACGGAGCGCTTCCTGCTTGACTTCGCTCGGGAACGCCATTTGCCTGTTCTAGGAATCTGTCGGGGCATGCAGATGATGGGCGTGTGGGGCGGTGCCGGAATCAGTCCGATTTCGGGGCATGTACGAATCCGGCATCTCCTGTGTGGTGCTGTGGACGGCGAAGCGAACAGCTTCCACACCATGGCGCTGCGGGAGTGCCCACAAGGCTTTTCCGTATTGGCCCGGAGCGAAGATGGCGTCATTGAGGCCATGCGGCACGACGAACTGCCATGGGAAGGCTGGATGTGGCACCCGGAGCGGGAGCTGAACTTTTCCGCGCGGGACATCGCGCGGGTGCGGACCCTTTTCGGGTTGTGAAACCATGGGCAGGGATGCCCAGGAATCTGGAGAGTCATGAGAGCCATTATTCTGGCTGCCGGGCGTGGTAGCCGTATGAAGAATCTGACGGATGATCGGCCCAAATGCCTTGTGGAACTGCACGGGCGTGCGCTTCTCGATTGGCAGCTGCATGCCCTGCGGGGGGGCGGAATCGACGATATCGCGATAGTCACGGGCTACCGGCGCGAGATGCTGGCAAACAGGGGGCTTGTCGAGTTCCACAACTCGCGATGGGCGCAGACCAACATGGTGACCTCGCTGTCCTGCGCGCGGGAGTGGCTGGAGGCTGCCCCATGCGTTGTCAGCTATTCCGA
Coding sequences within:
- a CDS encoding PEP-utilizing enzyme; the encoded protein is MALRFTTKAGTLALLQGRLQTARIAPLVAFTVREWQAGRAVFLEHIPDALGSGPWIVRSSCLREDCAESSNAGAFLSLLNVGIETLGDAVEQVIAAYGEAQPVDEVLVQPMLRNVLRSGVVFSHDPNTCAPYRVVNWTEGADTAAITGGSGGRIWQQAACSPVAPPETVGGAVALVEELLELFGNIPIDCEFAVTRESGHEVLWLLQARPLILRQAPVKDEAQAVRLHRIQEKVVRGMRPHPFLMGRRTVYGVMPDWNPAEIIGIRPKPLALSLYRELVTDAIWAYQRHNYGYRHLRSFPLMPHFFGLPYIDVRVSFNSFVPADLDDGIAGRLVDHYIDQLLAKPALHDKVEFEIVYSCYTLDLPQRLGRLGRAGFSATECRAIEESLRRLTNRIVTPKDGLWRADAAKLDILEKRRGQLLASDVDLVERIYWLLEDAKRYGTLPFAGLARVGFMAVQMLRSMVAVGVLSQDDYDAFIGSVSTVSGQLARDRCVLDRTSFLARYGHLRPGTYDILSPRYDEAPDMYFDWERRLCEPEPPSPFSMTLPQMRKLSGLLETHGLHSDPIGLFDFLQAGIELRELSKFHFTRNLSDALALMARCGEMWGFSREDMAYCDVEAFRELHIAATDPRDVLTRSIERGRARYAETLSLALPPLVTSPEDVWGFEWPETTPNFISQKRVTAPVTTSDHREALAGAVVCIPSADPGFDWLFSYPIAGLITAWGGANSHMAIRAGELGVPAVIGAGEMLYRRWASAHRLHVDCAGRRVEVLA
- a CDS encoding gamma-glutamyl-gamma-aminobutyrate hydrolase family protein (Members of this family of hydrolases with an active site Cys residue belong to MEROPS family C26.), yielding MKVAVSQRVDVHPNRDERRDALDQRMVQWLCHAGCMSVPVPNGLVSVGHDAGCARLVEWLDAIEPEAILLSGGNDLGEAAERDVTERFLLDFARERHLPVLGICRGMQMMGVWGGAGISPISGHVRIRHLLCGAVDGEANSFHTMALRECPQGFSVLARSEDGVIEAMRHDELPWEGWMWHPERELNFSARDIARVRTLFGL